One Vulcanisaeta thermophila DNA segment encodes these proteins:
- a CDS encoding TusE/DsrC/DsvC family sulfur relay protein gives MPVTCPGEYEVDGKRVVLDEDCFLQNPEVWDERVAEWMARNLEGVQQMT, from the coding sequence ATGCCAGTCACGTGTCCAGGTGAGTATGAGGTTGATGGTAAGAGGGTTGTTTTGGATGAGGATTGTTTTTTGCAGAATCCTGAGGTTTGGGATGAGAGGGTTGCTGAGTGGATGGCTAGGAATCTTGAGGGTGTTCAGCAGATGACT
- a CDS encoding (Fe-S)-binding protein, whose product MGMAHKLPEFRYGDTSNFKPFKADAKLLETLNSRIGFKAPTGINKVDYFRKRLLEEFESNRNIKLAIESCVHCGACLSVCPTYITTGDIKNSPLGRAEMVRAIIKAEKPSGKVFGRAVNAMKNFDENYLEMLYTYYWQCLLCRKCATFCPFGVDQSALTRTVRSILYELGMAQRFVATTINNMERTGNNMALTPAAIRNILDFVKNEIKEEKGVEIKVKVDEPAEILLLPSSADFFMNIETLKGHLLFMHAIGADYTISTKATEVANFGYFMDPRHLRYIGEIYVNAARELKVKKAVFCECGHGWFAFKNYVIPRLREYGIEGMHIFHLVVDAIKKGRIKLNPEANGDIVYMYQDPDYYVRGGDLTEEPRFIMKHVVKKYVDLNYGREKTWCCGGQGGMLTDEMLPLAIQYARLWYEDALRHGAQWVVRPCSICKAQLSHVVPHLNKMYGKDIKYSGLMDLVYKALVV is encoded by the coding sequence ATGGGCATGGCGCATAAATTACCCGAATTCAGGTATGGGGATACATCGAACTTCAAGCCCTTCAAGGCGGACGCAAAACTCCTGGAAACCCTAAACTCAAGAATAGGCTTCAAGGCGCCAACGGGCATTAACAAGGTTGATTACTTCAGGAAGAGGCTCCTTGAGGAGTTCGAGAGTAATAGGAATATTAAGCTGGCCATAGAATCATGCGTACACTGCGGCGCATGCCTAAGTGTATGCCCCACGTACATAACCACGGGCGACATCAAAAACTCACCACTGGGTAGGGCCGAGATGGTAAGGGCAATCATAAAGGCTGAGAAACCCAGCGGCAAGGTATTCGGCAGGGCCGTGAACGCCATGAAGAACTTCGACGAGAATTACCTAGAGATGCTCTACACATACTACTGGCAGTGCCTACTATGCCGTAAGTGCGCCACCTTCTGCCCCTTCGGCGTGGACCAATCCGCATTAACCAGGACGGTGAGGTCCATACTATATGAACTGGGCATGGCACAGAGGTTCGTGGCAACTACCATAAACAACATGGAGAGGACGGGCAACAACATGGCACTAACCCCAGCCGCGATTAGGAACATACTGGACTTCGTAAAGAACGAGATTAAGGAGGAGAAGGGGGTGGAGATCAAGGTCAAGGTGGACGAGCCCGCGGAAATACTACTCCTACCATCATCCGCGGACTTCTTCATGAACATAGAAACCCTAAAGGGACACCTACTATTCATGCACGCAATAGGCGCAGACTACACAATAAGCACCAAGGCAACCGAAGTGGCAAACTTTGGGTACTTCATGGATCCAAGGCACCTCAGGTACATCGGCGAGATATACGTAAACGCAGCCAGGGAACTCAAGGTAAAGAAGGCCGTATTCTGCGAATGCGGCCACGGTTGGTTCGCCTTCAAGAACTACGTAATACCAAGGCTTAGGGAGTACGGCATAGAGGGAATGCACATATTCCACCTCGTGGTTGACGCTATAAAGAAGGGCAGGATAAAACTGAACCCAGAGGCCAACGGAGACATAGTCTACATGTACCAGGACCCAGACTACTACGTGAGGGGCGGCGACCTGACTGAGGAGCCCAGGTTCATAATGAAACACGTGGTGAAAAAATACGTGGACCTGAACTATGGCAGGGAGAAAACATGGTGCTGTGGTGGGCAGGGCGGTATGCTGACGGATGAAATGCTACCACTAGCCATACAATACGCGAGGCTATGGTACGAAGACGCCCTCAGACACGGTGCCCAGTGGGTTGTGAGACCCTGCTCCATATGCAAGGCACAACTGAGCCATGTGGTTCCACACCTGAACAAGATGTATGGTAAGGATATTAAGTACTCGGGGCTTATGGATCTGGTGTATAAGGCTCTAGTGGTTTAA
- the dsrB gene encoding dissimilatory-type sulfite reductase subunit beta, with protein sequence MGMALTITPEPSDRMNKRLPMPYAAQLPEIIRNNYGKWVDRKFHGSGIIEHISETGDRIFTVKVGLPPNSRLSVETLKKFIEIADTYGLRVVRATRGMNLEFVTDSLDKALKIKEEVEKLGFPVGGWGASLWHITSCTAFLTCTTAVVDAPSITQVLYNHLKPYFTGEEKLPAKLMIFVAGCPNVCGGTLAGDIVIVGHYGQAPKPDPERIKFCLPASAEALKKAVPDVAAVCPVNAIKVFGKPDGTVGIEVDERKCIACSRCKNVCDYFDWDPNKIGVAIFVGGKTSNTGSGPRLPYKVIPWLPVNPPEYKEIVAAVRKIIDIWRQGAKPGERLGDFIDRIGIDEFMKALGVPRTRHNRCEEASWNFGVRQFITYM encoded by the coding sequence ATGGGCATGGCACTCACAATAACCCCAGAACCCTCGGACAGGATGAATAAGAGATTGCCAATGCCTTACGCAGCCCAGTTACCCGAGATCATTAGGAACAACTACGGCAAATGGGTCGATAGGAAATTCCATGGTAGTGGTATTATTGAGCATATTTCGGAGACTGGCGATAGGATATTCACGGTCAAGGTAGGCTTACCACCAAACTCAAGGCTCAGTGTTGAGACACTGAAGAAGTTCATAGAGATTGCCGACACATACGGATTAAGGGTTGTTAGGGCCACCAGGGGTATGAATCTTGAGTTTGTTACTGATAGTCTTGATAAGGCTTTGAAGATTAAGGAGGAGGTTGAGAAGTTGGGCTTTCCAGTGGGTGGGTGGGGAGCATCACTGTGGCACATAACATCGTGCACCGCGTTTCTAACATGCACCACAGCAGTAGTCGACGCACCATCAATAACACAAGTACTCTACAACCACCTAAAACCATACTTCACAGGAGAAGAAAAGCTGCCAGCTAAGCTCATGATATTCGTGGCAGGATGCCCCAATGTATGCGGCGGTACATTGGCCGGCGACATCGTGATCGTGGGTCACTACGGGCAAGCACCGAAACCCGACCCAGAAAGAATCAAGTTCTGCCTACCAGCCAGTGCTGAGGCGCTTAAGAAGGCTGTTCCTGACGTAGCCGCCGTGTGTCCCGTGAATGCCATTAAAGTCTTCGGAAAACCAGACGGAACAGTGGGCATAGAGGTTGATGAGAGGAAGTGCATTGCCTGTAGCAGGTGTAAGAATGTCTGTGATTACTTCGACTGGGATCCCAATAAGATTGGCGTGGCAATATTCGTAGGAGGAAAAACCAGTAACACGGGCTCAGGCCCAAGGCTACCATACAAGGTTATACCATGGCTACCAGTAAACCCACCAGAGTACAAGGAAATAGTGGCTGCTGTGAGGAAGATAATAGACATATGGAGACAGGGTGCAAAACCAGGGGAGAGACTGGGGGACTTCATAGACAGGATTGGGATTGATGAGTTCATGAAGGCCCTTGGTGTACCAAGGACTAGGCATAATAGGTGTGAGGAGGCCTCCTGGAACTTCGGTGTTAGGCAGTTCATAACGTACATGTAA
- a CDS encoding sulfite reductase, dissimilatory-type subunit alpha, giving the protein MTTETQAPSKSDVERGLEMLNYLEGGPWPSYVRELRKTKYPIETYAEGLARKYTPWLSGSFRVKYVFSGILARRSRDGKFVEIHFRTYTPAGRFYSTSYLRKVVEVAEKYGIGLLELGGNTGALVINVMGEKADEAVDAVRNIMGSDVGGSGDTVRELYACPGPALCEFALYDTLYAMDYVRSHPTIYRYLNTQLFPYKVKFKFSGCPLDCATANSRADFAFIGTWLGAPEVDQGLLRKMIEEGKVNPKELVEQCPSKAITWDEERKELRIDGSKCLKAMNCIRRAFPAIKPGRNRKIALLVGAHAQGHFGPKLARAVALLDSVEEAIPFINETLNKYMELAPRRHRIGDMIIRRGFRVISEVADKTLPNKPKATPSTHLRISIAAVLTDDERQAYENWAKELVKEYFGG; this is encoded by the coding sequence ATGACAACCGAAACCCAAGCACCAAGTAAGAGCGATGTTGAGCGTGGTTTGGAGATGCTTAATTATCTTGAGGGTGGTCCTTGGCCTAGTTATGTTAGGGAGCTTAGGAAGACCAAGTACCCCATTGAGACATACGCCGAGGGTTTAGCCAGGAAGTACACACCATGGCTCAGCGGATCCTTCAGAGTAAAGTACGTATTCAGCGGAATACTAGCAAGAAGAAGCAGGGATGGAAAATTCGTAGAAATCCACTTTAGAACTTACACACCAGCGGGTAGGTTCTACAGCACGAGTTACCTGAGGAAGGTGGTTGAGGTTGCTGAGAAGTACGGTATAGGACTACTGGAGCTTGGTGGTAACACGGGTGCGTTAGTCATTAACGTAATGGGTGAGAAGGCCGATGAAGCCGTGGATGCCGTTAGGAACATAATGGGTAGTGATGTGGGCGGCTCCGGGGATACCGTTAGGGAGCTTTATGCATGTCCGGGGCCGGCATTATGTGAGTTCGCGCTCTACGACACATTATACGCAATGGATTATGTGAGGAGTCACCCAACAATTTACAGGTACTTAAACACCCAGTTATTCCCGTATAAAGTCAAGTTTAAGTTCAGTGGTTGCCCCCTGGACTGCGCAACCGCGAACTCTAGGGCTGACTTTGCCTTTATTGGTACTTGGCTTGGTGCTCCTGAGGTGGATCAGGGCTTGTTGAGGAAGATGATTGAGGAGGGTAAGGTTAATCCTAAGGAGTTGGTGGAGCAGTGCCCCTCCAAGGCCATTACCTGGGATGAAGAGAGGAAGGAGTTAAGGATTGATGGCAGTAAGTGCCTAAAGGCAATGAATTGCATTAGGAGGGCATTCCCAGCAATAAAGCCGGGCAGGAACAGGAAAATAGCACTACTCGTGGGAGCCCACGCACAGGGGCACTTCGGGCCAAAACTAGCCAGGGCAGTAGCATTACTCGATAGCGTTGAGGAGGCGATACCATTCATTAATGAAACACTTAATAAGTACATGGAGTTAGCACCACGTAGGCATAGGATCGGTGACATGATAATTAGGAGGGGCTTTAGGGTGATTAGTGAGGTTGCGGACAAGACACTGCCCAACAAGCCCAAGGCCACACCATCAACTCACCTGAGAATTTCCATTGCCGCTGTGTTGACAGATGATGAAAGACAGGCGTATGAGAACTGGGCTAAGGAGCTTGTTAAGGAGTACTTTGGTGGGTGA
- a CDS encoding NAD(P)/FAD-dependent oxidoreductase, whose protein sequence is MKRIAIIGGNFSGAVVANKLARRLRWELAKGDVEIAVFDKNNDFIIQATFPLLTLNSLGEEHSRFSKEGVLDPRVRFYHGDKGELVGIDLRNRELRFRDGSKYNYDYLVIATGTDYVPEEVPGLLKDYHTYYTLEGALELRSILSSFSKGTIVQLFVEPPIKCPIAPLKFGLLLDDYLRDRGVRGNVDIVLLYPTDHLHAQPEVNKLGKIMLEDRGVKYIFNFTVSEVRAEEKVVISDKGEKVKYDLLITIPPHRGAKAIRESGIGDPYGFVPCDRYTLQYRRGRERYDEVYVIGDATALETAKAASVAHYQSDVVVENIVSDIHGTGVRKVFRGETICPMLSNLYTQQGRGRAWLPWWNYRVNEAPFITTRFDWWFIRLFYISIPTSVRGGLL, encoded by the coding sequence GTGAAGAGGATTGCGATAATTGGGGGTAACTTCTCGGGGGCTGTGGTTGCGAATAAGCTAGCCAGGAGGTTGAGGTGGGAGTTGGCTAAGGGTGATGTGGAGATCGCTGTTTTTGATAAAAACAATGACTTCATTATACAGGCAACATTCCCACTATTAACACTCAACTCATTGGGTGAGGAACATTCAAGGTTTAGTAAGGAGGGTGTTCTGGACCCCAGGGTGAGGTTTTACCATGGGGATAAGGGGGAGTTGGTTGGTATTGATCTTAGGAATAGGGAGTTGAGGTTCAGGGACGGCAGTAAGTATAATTATGACTATCTGGTCATAGCCACGGGCACTGATTACGTGCCCGAGGAGGTTCCCGGCCTACTCAAGGATTACCACACCTATTACACCCTGGAGGGTGCCCTGGAGTTGAGGAGTATATTGTCCAGCTTTAGTAAGGGGACCATAGTCCAATTATTCGTTGAGCCACCCATAAAATGCCCCATAGCACCACTCAAGTTTGGCTTGTTACTCGATGATTACCTCAGGGATAGGGGCGTTAGGGGTAATGTCGACATAGTATTACTATACCCAACGGATCACCTCCACGCCCAGCCGGAGGTTAATAAACTCGGTAAGATCATGCTCGAGGATAGGGGCGTTAAGTACATCTTTAACTTCACCGTGTCCGAGGTGAGGGCTGAGGAGAAGGTGGTGATTAGTGATAAGGGTGAGAAGGTAAAGTACGACCTACTAATCACAATACCACCACACAGGGGTGCCAAGGCCATTAGGGAATCGGGTATTGGTGACCCGTATGGCTTCGTCCCATGCGACAGGTACACGCTTCAGTATAGGAGGGGGAGGGAGAGGTATGATGAGGTTTACGTAATCGGTGATGCCACGGCTTTGGAAACTGCTAAGGCCGCCTCCGTGGCTCACTACCAATCTGACGTGGTTGTGGAGAACATAGTATCTGACATACACGGGACTGGTGTCAGGAAGGTTTTTAGGGGTGAGACCATATGCCCAATGCTCAGTAACCTATACACGCAGCAGGGTAGGGGTAGGGCTTGGCTACCCTGGTGGAATTACAGGGTTAATGAGGCCCCGTTCATAACCACGAGGTTTGATTGGTGGTTCATCAGGTTGTTCTACATATCAATACCCACGTCGGTTAGGGGTGGTTTGTTATGA
- a CDS encoding DUF1641 domain-containing protein: MSIEIPRRVLEERVKDMDKDKAVLESMDKLLILSESGALDTLVDLALTLKNISSVITDDMVDNIAVMIRDLLGIVGNVVGNPVVKVVSDSINDPEVDRALLSIKDRKIGLSQIISLMRDPDVLTGLYIFLVIMKAMGINFRKYVESMGKR, from the coding sequence ATGAGCATTGAGATACCAAGGAGGGTTCTTGAGGAGAGGGTTAAGGACATGGATAAGGATAAGGCAGTCCTGGAATCAATGGATAAACTACTAATCCTCAGTGAGTCGGGGGCACTGGACACACTCGTTGATTTGGCATTGACTTTGAAGAATATTAGTTCTGTTATTACTGACGATATGGTTGATAACATTGCAGTGATGATTAGGGATTTATTGGGGATTGTGGGTAATGTTGTTGGTAACCCCGTTGTTAAGGTTGTGAGTGACTCCATAAATGACCCTGAGGTGGATAGGGCGTTATTAAGCATTAAGGATAGAAAGATTGGGCTCTCCCAAATAATAAGCCTAATGAGGGACCCCGACGTGCTCACGGGCCTCTACATATTCCTAGTGATAATGAAGGCCATGGGCATCAACTTCAGGAAATATGTAGAGAGCATGGGCAAGAGGTAG
- a CDS encoding respiratory nitrate reductase subunit gamma, whose protein sequence is MSVSPAFLIVFGYVPYAVVLTFIAGIIFRLVRWLMPRQLTGLYNVNATVNDYSYPRITVEILKRIFLFYTLPGTDNTLFVGSLLFHWGIWIALVGHLGVVLPPQVLESMGVTPSLHVLLAMVVGGLGGTMALVGMLILLARRLSTRTIKVGSFTVKLPIRSYSFLDDYFADVVLLLIIIFGLIQTLYLEFTTPGFFENTVAPWIGYLVSFNITRAVTYLLNAPSITLIHIILAMVFIAYFPWSKMMHLFSFIYISPTIARPSIRIRVPG, encoded by the coding sequence ATGTCTGTATCCCCAGCCTTTTTGATTGTCTTTGGGTATGTGCCATATGCCGTGGTCCTAACGTTCATAGCGGGCATCATCTTTAGGCTCGTCAGGTGGCTAATGCCCAGGCAACTAACGGGGCTCTACAACGTAAACGCCACGGTAAATGACTACAGTTACCCAAGGATAACCGTGGAAATACTAAAGAGGATATTCCTATTCTACACGCTGCCGGGCACGGACAACACACTCTTCGTGGGAAGCCTACTCTTCCACTGGGGGATTTGGATAGCCCTAGTGGGGCACCTGGGTGTTGTACTACCGCCCCAGGTTCTGGAATCCATGGGCGTGACCCCATCACTACACGTACTACTTGCCATGGTAGTGGGCGGTCTAGGTGGCACCATGGCACTAGTGGGCATGTTAATACTACTCGCGAGGAGACTGAGCACTAGGACTATTAAGGTTGGGAGCTTTACTGTCAAACTTCCCATTAGATCCTACAGCTTTCTTGATGATTACTTCGCAGATGTAGTATTACTCCTAATAATAATATTTGGATTAATACAGACGTTGTACTTAGAATTCACAACGCCGGGGTTCTTTGAGAATACTGTAGCACCTTGGATAGGCTACCTAGTATCATTTAATATAACCCGTGCAGTTACCTACCTGTTAAATGCACCCTCCATTACCCTAATCCACATAATACTGGCCATGGTATTCATAGCCTACTTCCCATGGAGTAAGATGATGCATCTATTCAGTTTCATATACATATCACCAACAATAGCGAGGCCATCGATTAGGATCAGGGTTCCGGGGTGA